Genomic window (Persephonella sp.):
GGCTATCCATGTATAGGAATAAAAACCACTGATATAGATCCGGGAATTAGGTTTTTGGGAAAACCTGATGAAGGAGAGTTTCCTGCTTTTATAAAAACTATTCTTATGGTTTCAAGAAATGAATACGATCTGACAGAAAGAACTGTTGAGTTTCTGGAGGAGCTTGACAGACCTGTTGATATAAAGGTTTTTATAACAAAAAGCTGTGGTTGGTGTCCTCCAACGATGCTGAAAATATTTAGTTTTGCACTTGTGAGCAATTACATAACAGCAACAGCTATTGACTGTTATGCATTTAATAAGCTTGCAGTTAAGTATAATGTGGCAGCTGTGCCGAAAGTTGTTATAAATAATAAAGTTGAGTTTGTTGGATTAAAAGAGGAGAATGAGATTTTAGGTTATATATTCGGGGCGGTCGGCTTATGAAAAGTCTTGCAGTATTAGGATCAACAGGTTCAATCGGAACCCAGACCCTTGATATAGTGAGGGAAAATCCTGAAAAGCTAAAAGTAAAACTGCTTGCAGCATCAAAATTATCACAGAAACTCATAGATCAGATAAAAGAGTTTAAACCTGAGTATGTATATCTTGCCCAGAAGGAAGAGATAGAAGGAGTAAAGGTTTTTTCAGGGGAAAACGGTCTTCAAGAAATAGCCTCCCTTGATATAGACCTGTTTATAAACGGAATATCAGGGATAGCAGGAATAAAACCTACCTACCTGCTACTAAAAAATAATAGAAAACTTGCAACAGCAAACAAAGAAGCGATAATATGTCTTGGGGAGGTTCTGAAAGAAAAATACTCTGAGATATTTCCGATAGACAGCGAGCATTCTGCCATATTTCAGTCTCTACAGGCAGGAAAGAAAGAGGATGTTAAAAGGGTTATACTGACAGCATCTGGAGGTCCTTTCTGGAATAAAAAAAATCTTGAAAATGTCTCTATTAATGATGCCTTGAACCACCCTAAATGGAAGATGGGAAGAAAGATTACTGTGGACAGTGCAACATTAATGAACAAGGGGCTTGAAATAATAGAAGCCCACTATCTTTTTGATATTCCCTACTCAAAAATAGATGCTGTTATACATCCTCAAAGTGTTATACACGGTCTGGTTGAGTTTAAAGATGGATCTGTTATTTCCCAGCTCTCCTGTCCAGATATGAGAATACCTATAAGTTACGCCATATCTTACCCAGAGAGATGGGAAACTGGAGTAAAGAGGCTAAATCTGTTTGAGATGGGAAAATTAGAGTTTTTTAAACCTGATGAAAAAAGATTTCCTCTGTTGAGACTTGCCAAAGAGTGCGGAGAAAAGGGTAGTTTTTATCCTACCGTTCTGACAGTCGCTGATGAGCTTGCTGTTGAGATGTTTTTGATGGGTTATATCAAATTCACAGAAATTTCCCAAATCGTTGAGAGGATATTAGAAAAAGCAGACTTTAAAAAACCTGAGAACTACGAAGATGTTATATTCATCATAGAAGAGACAAAAAGAATATTTAAAAATTTATACAAAACTGTAGGAGGAAAAATTGCTTAGCTTACTTGCCTTTTTGATAATGATTGGCGTTTTGATTACCATACATGAGTTTGGTCATTTTCTGTTTGCCAGACTTTTTGGCGTAAGAGTTGAGGTTTTCTCAATAGGTTTTGGACCTCCTATTTTCAAATGGAAAGGTAAAGAAACTGTTTACCAGATAGCAGCTATTCCTCTTGGTGGTTATGTAAAGATGTATGGAGAAGACTCCATGACTGAGCCTATACAGGGGGAATCTGAAAAAGAAGCATACACAGATCCAAGATCTTTTGCAGCAAAACCAAGATGGCAAAAAATCCTTATAGCTTTTGCTGGACCTCTTTTTAATATAATACTTGCTGTAATTCTTGTGGCAGCAGCATACATGGTAGGCGTATTTGAACCAAAATATATGAGGGAACCTGTTGTTGTCGGCTATGTTCAGCCTGGATCACCGGCTGAGAAAGCAGGAATAAAACCTTTTGATAAGATTATCTCTGTTGACGGTAAACCTGTCAAAGACTGGAAGCAGTTTACAGTTCAGATAACCATGAAGGCAGGAATGTCTGTTAATATTGAGGTAGAAAGGGAAAACACAAAAAAACTTCTAAGATTAAACATACCCCAGGACGTATCAAAATCTCCCATAGGTATTTCTCCCATTATTCCTCCAAAACTTGGAAACATACTTCCTGGATCACCGGCTGAGAAGGCAGGTTTAAAAAAGGGAGATATAATTCTGGCTGTCAACGGAAAACCTGTGAAAAGCTGGTTTGAGATAGTGTCTCACCTGTCTAAAATAAAAGAAAAAAAACCTGTCTCTTTAATGATCAAAAGAGGGAAAAATATTTTCACCGTGAATGTTATACCTGAATACAATAAAGAAGCTGGGAAATATGTGATCGGAATATCTCCTGT
Coding sequences:
- a CDS encoding thioredoxin family protein, producing the protein GYPCIGIKTTDIDPGIRFLGKPDEGEFPAFIKTILMVSRNEYDLTERTVEFLEELDRPVDIKVFITKSCGWCPPTMLKIFSFALVSNYITATAIDCYAFNKLAVKYNVAAVPKVVINNKVEFVGLKEENEILGYIFGAVGL
- the dxr gene encoding 1-deoxy-D-xylulose-5-phosphate reductoisomerase, whose protein sequence is MKSLAVLGSTGSIGTQTLDIVRENPEKLKVKLLAASKLSQKLIDQIKEFKPEYVYLAQKEEIEGVKVFSGENGLQEIASLDIDLFINGISGIAGIKPTYLLLKNNRKLATANKEAIICLGEVLKEKYSEIFPIDSEHSAIFQSLQAGKKEDVKRVILTASGGPFWNKKNLENVSINDALNHPKWKMGRKITVDSATLMNKGLEIIEAHYLFDIPYSKIDAVIHPQSVIHGLVEFKDGSVISQLSCPDMRIPISYAISYPERWETGVKRLNLFEMGKLEFFKPDEKRFPLLRLAKECGEKGSFYPTVLTVADELAVEMFLMGYIKFTEISQIVERILEKADFKKPENYEDVIFIIEETKRIFKNLYKTVGGKIA
- the rseP gene encoding RIP metalloprotease RseP, translating into MLSLLAFLIMIGVLITIHEFGHFLFARLFGVRVEVFSIGFGPPIFKWKGKETVYQIAAIPLGGYVKMYGEDSMTEPIQGESEKEAYTDPRSFAAKPRWQKILIAFAGPLFNIILAVILVAAAYMVGVFEPKYMREPVVVGYVQPGSPAEKAGIKPFDKIISVDGKPVKDWKQFTVQITMKAGMSVNIEVERENTKKLLRLNIPQDVSKSPIGISPIIPPKLGNILPGSPAEKAGLKKGDIILAVNGKPVKSWFEIVSHLSKIKEKKPVSLMIKRGKNIFTVNVIPEYNKEAGKYVIGISPVYDAQIKKYGFVEAIEKSIQKNIEMTVLLFNFLKDIVTGNMSLQEVKNNLGGPISIAKYSGGALESGIGNYLFFTGFISLQLGYLNLLPIPVLDGGLILILLIEMIIRRPLPEKAKEYLAYVGFALIGTLMIFAIFNDILRVLQ